A portion of the Sabethes cyaneus chromosome 3, idSabCyanKW18_F2, whole genome shotgun sequence genome contains these proteins:
- the LOC128744287 gene encoding phospholipid-transporting ATPase ID isoform X2, with translation MPISNATTDSVELEILEIRQDSSDDDDELDAASKGIPRPCSPPKRKRFRRNRTSRRKSNSQSCGSLYNLSSIRPLYPPRSEPNVNFYASENERRIRANDREYNTQFKYANNYIKTSKYSILTFLPLNLLEQFQRLANFYFLCLLILQLIPAISSLTPVTTAIPLIGVLMLTAIKDAYDDFQRHMSDSQVNNRRSKTLRHGKLVDERWSGVQVGDIIRMDNDQFVAADILLLSSSEPNGLCFIETAELDGETNLKCKQCLVETAVMGNQEDLLWKFNGEIVCEPPNNLLNKFDGILSWKNQRYPLDNDKILLRGCIIRNTQWCYGVVIFAGKDTKLMQNSGKTVFKRTTIDRLLNFIIIGIVFFLLSICGFCTIASAIWEAIVGYKFQIYLPWENIIPKDYLQGATIIGCLVFFSYAIVLNTVVPISLYVSVEVIRFAQSFLINWDEKMYYDKTKTHAKARTTTLNEELGQIQYIFSDKTGTLTQNIMTFNKCSIAGRAYGDVIDLRTGETVEVSEPSFDSSNTSILLNAEKSSGRGTPQPNSAQYNTTTSTLSSTGSTITLKATSNCNYHQLPTEQQQQQQQQQNQLPKQQKQNFVNFTLDSNSHRPDSTTPRKSHSSLHVRFSQHKDSEESKISPTTAAARARANPSDDDARRHFSPDANAVAAAAVVVQNPQGDTADNATTTSTTTTISTTTEPPPSGCNTDAQGVHVTEPVDFSFNPEYEADFRWYDQGLLDAVRAEEEHAHSFFRLLALCHTVMPEEKNGRLEYQAQSPDESALVSAARNFGFVFRSRAPNSITIEVMGKTEEYELLSILDFNNVRKRMSVILRRNNSIILYCKGADSVIYDRLGNNQQDLKAKTQEHLNKFAGEGLRTLVLAERRLTKEFFDSWLLRQREAALSLDGRDDKLSAIYDEIECEMQLIGVTAIEDKLQDGVPQTIANLQMAGIKIWVLTGDKQETAINIGYSCQLLTDDMVDVFIIDGLTKAEVEQQLRKYMESLRIVNTYHPTSLPKPSFNQSSGLTANGGNSGSSGPMIEIQNSSPPSVSVVTFSVNCSNYSDTVGKPDSSITELDEGSGVALVINGHSLEHCLTSELESKFLEIASHCRAVICCRVTPLQKAMVVELIKRAKNAVTLAIGDGANDVSMIKAAHIGVGISGQEGMQAVLASDYSIAQFKFLERLLLVHGRWSYYRMCKFLRYFFYKNFAFTLCHFWYAFFCGFSAQTVFDPMFISVYNLFYTSLPVLALGIFEQDVSDKNSVEYPKLYTPGITNALFNTTEFIRSVLHGIFSSLILFLIPYGTYKDGISPDGYVLNDHMLLGSVVATILILDNTAQIALDTSYWTVFNHIMIWGSLLWYLFLDYFYNYVIGGPYVGSLTQAMKEATFWFTTVLTVIVLMVPVLASRFYFVDVFPSLSDKIRVKQRLAQLRSRQSNDVLRTPSARRARRSLRSGYAFAHQEGFGRLITSGKIMRKLPQDFAFPLGLGSKKQQQLQQQQQQQQQQQQQQQQTIAAGADGGVVSIKISNATGANNANNNSSSNNNNTNNANSTAVISGNGTVNNNNSGSQITNLPGSSNSDYSPRAPCQDLDTINL, from the exons ATGCCCATCTCGAATGCAACCACGGATTCGGTGGAACTGGAAATTCTCGAAATACGCCAGGACAGCAGTGATGACGATGACGAGCTGGACGCAGCATCCAAGGGAATTCCGCGGCCCTGCTCGCCTCCGAAGCGAAAACGTTTCCGTAGGAACAGAACCAGCAGGCGGAAGTCCAACTCGCAAAGCTGCGGCAGCCTGTACAATCTGTCGTCAATTCGTCctctttacccacctcgttcggAGCCGAACGTCAACTTTTATGCCAGCG aaAATGAACGTAGAATACGAGCCAACGATAGAGAGTATAACACACAGTTTAAATATGCA AACAACTACATCAAAACGTCCAAATATAGCATTTTAACATTTCTGCCTTTGAATCTGCTGGAGCAGTTCCAACGTCTtgccaatttttattttttatgcctGCTGATCCTGCAGCTGATACCGGCCATCTCGTCGCTAACGCCGGTCACGACGGCCATCCCACTGATCGGCGTACTAATGCTGACGGCCATCAAGGATGCCTACGATGACTTT CAACGGCATATGTCCGACTCACAGGTTAACAATCGCCGCTCGAAAACCCTGCGCCACGGGAAGCTGGTGGACGAGCGGTGGTCGGGCGTGCAGGTCGGCGATATCATCCGCATGGACAACGATCAGTTTGTCGCGGCGGACATCCTGCTGCTGTCGTCGAGCGAACCGAACGGTCTCTGCTTCATCGAAACGGCCGAGCTGGACGGGGAGACGAATCTCAAGTGCAAACAGTGCCTCGTGGAGACGGCCGTCATGGGCAACCAGGAGGACCTGCTGTGGAAGTTCAACGGGGAGATCGTGTGCGAACCACCGAACAACCTGCTGAACAAGTTCGACGGTATCCTAAGCTGGAAGAACCAACGGTATCCGCTGGACAACGACAAGATCCTGCTGAGGGGTTGCATCATCCGCAACACGCAGTGGTGCTACGGCGTGGTGATCTTCGCCGGCAAGGACACCAAGCTGATGCAGAACTCGGGCAAAACCGTGTTCAAGCGGACGACCATTGATAGGCTATTAAATTTTATAATCATAGGG ATagtattttttctgttatcCATCTGCGGATTCTGTACGATAGCGTCCGCAATTTGGGAAGCGATAGTAGGTTATAAATTTCAA ATTTATCTGCCATGGGAAAACATAATTCCAAAGGATTACCTGCAGGGTGCAACCATCATTGGATGTCTAGTCTTTTTTTCCTATGCAATTGTACTGAATACAGTGGTGCCAATTTCTTTATACGTTTCGGTGGAG GTGATACGATTCGCGCAGTCCTTTCTAATCAACTGGGACGAGAAGATGTACTACGATAAGACGAAAACGCACGCCAAGGCGCGTACCACAACTCTGAACGAGGAGCTCGGCCAGATACAGTACATTTTCTCGGACAAAACAGGAACGCTCACGCAAAACATTATGACATTCAACAAGTGCAGCATAGCCGGTCGGGCCTACGGGGATGTTATCGATCTGAGGACCGGCGAAACCGTCGAAGTGTCCGAG CCTTCATTCGACAGCAGTAACACATCCATTTTACTAAACGCTGAAAAGTCATCTGGTCGCGGCACACCTCAACCGAACTCAGCCCAATACAACACCACCACCAGCACCCTGTCCTCCACCGGTAGTACGATAACGCTCAAAGCCACATCAAACTGTAACTATCACCAACTACCAAccgaacaacagcaacaacaacaacaacaacaaaaccaaCTACCCAAACAGCAGAAACAAAATTTCGTTAATTTCACACTGGACAGTAACAGCCACAGGCCCGATTCCACTACACCCCGAAAGTCCCACTCTTCACTTCATGTCAGATTCAGTCAGCACAAAGATAGCGAAGAAAGCAAAATATCGCCCACCACTGCAGCAGCTCGGGCTCGGGCGAACCCATCCGACGACGACGCTAGGCGTCACTTTAGTCCTGATGCCAATGCCGTCGCCGCTGCCGCCGTTGTCGTGCAGAATCCCCAGGGGGACACTGCTGATAATGCTACAACGACCTCAACAACGACGACGATCTCGACGACCACTGAGCCACCACCCAGTGGGTGTAACACCGATGCGCAAGGAGTGCAT GTCACCGAACCGGTGGATTTCTCCTTCAACCCGGAGTACGAGGCGGACTTCCGGTGGTACGATCAGGGTCTGCTCGATGCGGTACGGGCAGAGGAGGAGCACGCGCATAGCTTTTTTCGGCTGCTGGCTCTTTGTCATACAGTGATGCCAGAGGAGAAAAACGGAAG GTTAGAGTATCAAGCACAAAGTCCAGACGAATCGGCACTCGTTTCGGCTGCAAGGAATTTCGGGTTCGTATTTCGATCCAGAGCACCTAATAGTATAACAATCGAAGTGATGGGAAAAACAGAG gAGTATGAGCTGTTAAGTATTTTAGATTTTAATAACGTTAGGAAGCGAATGTCGGTAATATTGCGGCGCAACAATAGCATAATATTGTATTGCAAGGGAGCCGACAGTGTGATATACGATAGGTTAGGAAATAATCAGCAGGACCTGAAAGCGAAAACGCAGGAGCATTTAAAC AAATTTGCTGGCGAAGGGCTTCGCACGCTAGTGCTGGCGGAACGACGACTGACGAAGGAATTTTTCGATTCCTGGCTCCTGCGGCAAAGGGAGGCCGCGCTGTCGCTGGACGGCCGGGACGACAAGCTGAGTGCGATCTACGACGAAATCGAGTGCGAAATGCAACTGATCGGGGTGACGGCCATAGAGGACAAGCTGCAGGACGGCGTACCGCAGACGATCGCGAATCTGCAAATGGCCGGCATCAAAATCTGGGTGCTGACCGGGGACAAACAGG AAACTGCCATCAACATTGGCTACTCCTGTCAGCTGCTCACGGATGATATGGTGGACGTGTTCATAATCGACGGACTAACAAAGGCGGAAGTTGAACAACAGCTGCGAAAGTACATGGAATCGCTCCGCATTGTAAACACCTATCATCCAACTT CGCTGCCGAAACCTTCGTTCAATCAGAGTAGCGGCTTGACGGCGAACGGGGGCAACAGCGGCAGCTCGGGTCCGATGATCGAAATCCAGAACTCGTCGCCACCGTCGGTGTCGGTGGTAACTTTTAG CGTTAACTGTAGCAACTACTCGGACACGGTGGGGAAACCGGACTCGTCGATCACCGAGCTGGACGAGGGTTCCGGCGTTGCGCTAGTCATCAACGGCCACTCGCTGGAGCACTGTCTAACGAGCGAGCTGGAATCGAAGTTCCTAGAGATTGCCTCGCACTGTCGGGCCGTCATCTGCTGTCGGGTTACGCCCCTGCAGAAGGCGATGGTAGTCGAGCTGATTAAGAGGGCGAAAAATGCCGTCACGCTGGCCATCGGCGATGGGGCCAACGATGTTTCGATGATTAAAG CGGCTCACATAGGAGTGGGTATTTCCGGTCAGGAAGGAATGCAAGCCGTGCTGGCAAGCGATTATTCGATAGCTCAGTTCAAGTTCCTGGAACGATTGCTGCTGGTGCACGGACGGTGGTCCTACTATCGGATGTGCAAATTTTTGCGCTATTTTTTCTACAAAAACTTTGCTTTCACATTGTGCCATTTTTGGTATGCATTTTTCTGCGGCTTCAGTGCACAA ACCGTGTTCGATCCAATGTTCATATCTGTCTACAACCTGTTCTACACGTCGTTACCGGTGCTAGCTTTAGGTATTTTCGAACAGGACGTGTCGGATAAAAACAGTGTCGAATATCCGAAACTCTACACACCGGGGATCACCAATGCCTTATTCAACACGACGGAATTCATCCGCAGTGTGCTGCATGGGATCTTTAGCTCACTGATACTGTTTCTTATACCTTACG GTACCTACAAGGATGGTATCTCGCCCGATGGTTACGTACTTAATGACCACATGCTCCTGGGATCTGTTGTAGCTACAATCTTGATCCTGGATAACACTGCCCAA ATCGCTTTAGACACATCCTACTGGACCGTCTTCAATCACATAATGATCTGGGGTAGCTTGTTGTGGTACTTATTCCTGGATTATTTCTACAACTACGTGATAGGCGGTCCGTACGTGGGATCACTGACACAAGCCATGAAGGAGGCGACCTTTTGGTTCACCACCGTGCTAACAGTTATCGTGTTAATGGTACCGGTGCTAGCTTCCCGCTTCTACTTTGTCGATGTATTCCCTAGCTTGTCTGATAAG ATTCGTGTCAAACAACGGCTGGCGCAGCTGCGATCCCGACAAAGTAACGATGTCCTACGGACACCGTCAGCCAGACGTGCAAGAAGATCACTTCGATCCGGTTACGCATTTGCTCATCAG GAGGGCTTCGGTCGGCTCATCACCTCCGGTAAGATTATGCGCAAACTGCCGCAAGACTTTGCCTTCCCGCTTGGTTTGGGCAGtaaaaagcagcaacagctgcagcagcagcagcaacaacaacaacaacaacagcagcagcaacagcagacgATTGCAGCCGGGGCGGATGGAGGCGTTGTTagtattaaaataagcaacGCAACCGGAGCTAACAATGCCAATAACAACAGTAGTAGTAACAATAACAACACAAACAACGCGAACAGTACGGCAGTTATCAGCGGCAACGGTACGGTCAACAACAACAATAGCGGCAGTCAGATTACGAATCTGCCCGGAAGTTCCAACAGTGATTACAGCCCTCGGGCGCCCTGCCAGGATTTGGATACAATTAATCTGTAG
- the LOC128744287 gene encoding phospholipid-transporting ATPase ID isoform X3, with the protein MTNMGKNNKTADKQQNERRIRANDREYNTQFKYANNYIKTSKYSILTFLPLNLLEQFQRLANFYFLCLLILQLIPAISSLTPVTTAIPLIGVLMLTAIKDAYDDFQRHMSDSQVNNRRSKTLRHGKLVDERWSGVQVGDIIRMDNDQFVAADILLLSSSEPNGLCFIETAELDGETNLKCKQCLVETAVMGNQEDLLWKFNGEIVCEPPNNLLNKFDGILSWKNQRYPLDNDKILLRGCIIRNTQWCYGVVIFAGKDTKLMQNSGKTVFKRTTIDRLLNFIIIGIVFFLLSICGFCTIASAIWEAIVGYKFQIYLPWENIIPKDYLQGATIIGCLVFFSYAIVLNTVVPISLYVSVEVIRFAQSFLINWDEKMYYDKTKTHAKARTTTLNEELGQIQYIFSDKTGTLTQNIMTFNKCSIAGRAYGDVIDLRTGETVEVSEPSFDSSNTSILLNAEKSSGRGTPQPNSAQYNTTTSTLSSTGSTITLKATSNCNYHQLPTEQQQQQQQQQNQLPKQQKQNFVNFTLDSNSHRPDSTTPRKSHSSLHVRFSQHKDSEESKISPTTAAARARANPSDDDARRHFSPDANAVAAAAVVVQNPQGDTADNATTTSTTTTISTTTEPPPSGCNTDAQGVHVTEPVDFSFNPEYEADFRWYDQGLLDAVRAEEEHAHSFFRLLALCHTVMPEEKNGRLEYQAQSPDESALVSAARNFGFVFRSRAPNSITIEVMGKTEEYELLSILDFNNVRKRMSVILRRNNSIILYCKGADSVIYDRLGNNQQDLKAKTQEHLNKFAGEGLRTLVLAERRLTKEFFDSWLLRQREAALSLDGRDDKLSAIYDEIECEMQLIGVTAIEDKLQDGVPQTIANLQMAGIKIWVLTGDKQETAINIGYSCQLLTDDMVDVFIIDGLTKAEVEQQLRKYMESLRIVNTYHPTSLPKPSFNQSSGLTANGGNSGSSGPMIEIQNSSPPSVSVVTFRWDNRHKYTSIGGSEEASDSVNCSNYSDTVGKPDSSITELDEGSGVALVINGHSLEHCLTSELESKFLEIASHCRAVICCRVTPLQKAMVVELIKRAKNAVTLAIGDGANDVSMIKAAHIGVGISGQEGMQAVLASDYSIAQFKFLERLLLVHGRWSYYRMCKFLRYFFYKNFAFTLCHFWYAFFCGFSAQTVFDPMFISVYNLFYTSLPVLALGIFEQDVSDKNSVEYPKLYTPGITNALFNTTEFIRSVLHGIFSSLILFLIPYGTYKDGISPDGYVLNDHMLLGSVVATILILDNTAQIALDTSYWTVFNHIMIWGSLLWYLFLDYFYNYVIGGPYVGSLTQAMKEATFWFTTVLTVIVLMVPVLASRFYFVDVFPSLSDKIRVKQRLAQLRSRQSNDVLRTPSARRARRSLRSGYAFAHQEGFGRLITSGKIMRKLPQDFAFPLGLGSKKQQQLQQQQQQQQQQQQQQQQTIAAGADGGVVSIKISNATGANNANNNSSSNNNNTNNANSTAVISGNGTVNNNNSGSQITNLPGSSNSDYSPRAPCQDLDTINL; encoded by the exons aaAATGAACGTAGAATACGAGCCAACGATAGAGAGTATAACACACAGTTTAAATATGCA AACAACTACATCAAAACGTCCAAATATAGCATTTTAACATTTCTGCCTTTGAATCTGCTGGAGCAGTTCCAACGTCTtgccaatttttattttttatgcctGCTGATCCTGCAGCTGATACCGGCCATCTCGTCGCTAACGCCGGTCACGACGGCCATCCCACTGATCGGCGTACTAATGCTGACGGCCATCAAGGATGCCTACGATGACTTT CAACGGCATATGTCCGACTCACAGGTTAACAATCGCCGCTCGAAAACCCTGCGCCACGGGAAGCTGGTGGACGAGCGGTGGTCGGGCGTGCAGGTCGGCGATATCATCCGCATGGACAACGATCAGTTTGTCGCGGCGGACATCCTGCTGCTGTCGTCGAGCGAACCGAACGGTCTCTGCTTCATCGAAACGGCCGAGCTGGACGGGGAGACGAATCTCAAGTGCAAACAGTGCCTCGTGGAGACGGCCGTCATGGGCAACCAGGAGGACCTGCTGTGGAAGTTCAACGGGGAGATCGTGTGCGAACCACCGAACAACCTGCTGAACAAGTTCGACGGTATCCTAAGCTGGAAGAACCAACGGTATCCGCTGGACAACGACAAGATCCTGCTGAGGGGTTGCATCATCCGCAACACGCAGTGGTGCTACGGCGTGGTGATCTTCGCCGGCAAGGACACCAAGCTGATGCAGAACTCGGGCAAAACCGTGTTCAAGCGGACGACCATTGATAGGCTATTAAATTTTATAATCATAGGG ATagtattttttctgttatcCATCTGCGGATTCTGTACGATAGCGTCCGCAATTTGGGAAGCGATAGTAGGTTATAAATTTCAA ATTTATCTGCCATGGGAAAACATAATTCCAAAGGATTACCTGCAGGGTGCAACCATCATTGGATGTCTAGTCTTTTTTTCCTATGCAATTGTACTGAATACAGTGGTGCCAATTTCTTTATACGTTTCGGTGGAG GTGATACGATTCGCGCAGTCCTTTCTAATCAACTGGGACGAGAAGATGTACTACGATAAGACGAAAACGCACGCCAAGGCGCGTACCACAACTCTGAACGAGGAGCTCGGCCAGATACAGTACATTTTCTCGGACAAAACAGGAACGCTCACGCAAAACATTATGACATTCAACAAGTGCAGCATAGCCGGTCGGGCCTACGGGGATGTTATCGATCTGAGGACCGGCGAAACCGTCGAAGTGTCCGAG CCTTCATTCGACAGCAGTAACACATCCATTTTACTAAACGCTGAAAAGTCATCTGGTCGCGGCACACCTCAACCGAACTCAGCCCAATACAACACCACCACCAGCACCCTGTCCTCCACCGGTAGTACGATAACGCTCAAAGCCACATCAAACTGTAACTATCACCAACTACCAAccgaacaacagcaacaacaacaacaacaacaaaaccaaCTACCCAAACAGCAGAAACAAAATTTCGTTAATTTCACACTGGACAGTAACAGCCACAGGCCCGATTCCACTACACCCCGAAAGTCCCACTCTTCACTTCATGTCAGATTCAGTCAGCACAAAGATAGCGAAGAAAGCAAAATATCGCCCACCACTGCAGCAGCTCGGGCTCGGGCGAACCCATCCGACGACGACGCTAGGCGTCACTTTAGTCCTGATGCCAATGCCGTCGCCGCTGCCGCCGTTGTCGTGCAGAATCCCCAGGGGGACACTGCTGATAATGCTACAACGACCTCAACAACGACGACGATCTCGACGACCACTGAGCCACCACCCAGTGGGTGTAACACCGATGCGCAAGGAGTGCAT GTCACCGAACCGGTGGATTTCTCCTTCAACCCGGAGTACGAGGCGGACTTCCGGTGGTACGATCAGGGTCTGCTCGATGCGGTACGGGCAGAGGAGGAGCACGCGCATAGCTTTTTTCGGCTGCTGGCTCTTTGTCATACAGTGATGCCAGAGGAGAAAAACGGAAG GTTAGAGTATCAAGCACAAAGTCCAGACGAATCGGCACTCGTTTCGGCTGCAAGGAATTTCGGGTTCGTATTTCGATCCAGAGCACCTAATAGTATAACAATCGAAGTGATGGGAAAAACAGAG gAGTATGAGCTGTTAAGTATTTTAGATTTTAATAACGTTAGGAAGCGAATGTCGGTAATATTGCGGCGCAACAATAGCATAATATTGTATTGCAAGGGAGCCGACAGTGTGATATACGATAGGTTAGGAAATAATCAGCAGGACCTGAAAGCGAAAACGCAGGAGCATTTAAAC AAATTTGCTGGCGAAGGGCTTCGCACGCTAGTGCTGGCGGAACGACGACTGACGAAGGAATTTTTCGATTCCTGGCTCCTGCGGCAAAGGGAGGCCGCGCTGTCGCTGGACGGCCGGGACGACAAGCTGAGTGCGATCTACGACGAAATCGAGTGCGAAATGCAACTGATCGGGGTGACGGCCATAGAGGACAAGCTGCAGGACGGCGTACCGCAGACGATCGCGAATCTGCAAATGGCCGGCATCAAAATCTGGGTGCTGACCGGGGACAAACAGG AAACTGCCATCAACATTGGCTACTCCTGTCAGCTGCTCACGGATGATATGGTGGACGTGTTCATAATCGACGGACTAACAAAGGCGGAAGTTGAACAACAGCTGCGAAAGTACATGGAATCGCTCCGCATTGTAAACACCTATCATCCAACTT CGCTGCCGAAACCTTCGTTCAATCAGAGTAGCGGCTTGACGGCGAACGGGGGCAACAGCGGCAGCTCGGGTCCGATGATCGAAATCCAGAACTCGTCGCCACCGTCGGTGTCGGTGGTAACTTTTAGGTGGGATAATAGACATAAATATACAAGTATAGGAGGAAGCGAGGAGGCATCGGACAG CGTTAACTGTAGCAACTACTCGGACACGGTGGGGAAACCGGACTCGTCGATCACCGAGCTGGACGAGGGTTCCGGCGTTGCGCTAGTCATCAACGGCCACTCGCTGGAGCACTGTCTAACGAGCGAGCTGGAATCGAAGTTCCTAGAGATTGCCTCGCACTGTCGGGCCGTCATCTGCTGTCGGGTTACGCCCCTGCAGAAGGCGATGGTAGTCGAGCTGATTAAGAGGGCGAAAAATGCCGTCACGCTGGCCATCGGCGATGGGGCCAACGATGTTTCGATGATTAAAG CGGCTCACATAGGAGTGGGTATTTCCGGTCAGGAAGGAATGCAAGCCGTGCTGGCAAGCGATTATTCGATAGCTCAGTTCAAGTTCCTGGAACGATTGCTGCTGGTGCACGGACGGTGGTCCTACTATCGGATGTGCAAATTTTTGCGCTATTTTTTCTACAAAAACTTTGCTTTCACATTGTGCCATTTTTGGTATGCATTTTTCTGCGGCTTCAGTGCACAA ACCGTGTTCGATCCAATGTTCATATCTGTCTACAACCTGTTCTACACGTCGTTACCGGTGCTAGCTTTAGGTATTTTCGAACAGGACGTGTCGGATAAAAACAGTGTCGAATATCCGAAACTCTACACACCGGGGATCACCAATGCCTTATTCAACACGACGGAATTCATCCGCAGTGTGCTGCATGGGATCTTTAGCTCACTGATACTGTTTCTTATACCTTACG GTACCTACAAGGATGGTATCTCGCCCGATGGTTACGTACTTAATGACCACATGCTCCTGGGATCTGTTGTAGCTACAATCTTGATCCTGGATAACACTGCCCAA ATCGCTTTAGACACATCCTACTGGACCGTCTTCAATCACATAATGATCTGGGGTAGCTTGTTGTGGTACTTATTCCTGGATTATTTCTACAACTACGTGATAGGCGGTCCGTACGTGGGATCACTGACACAAGCCATGAAGGAGGCGACCTTTTGGTTCACCACCGTGCTAACAGTTATCGTGTTAATGGTACCGGTGCTAGCTTCCCGCTTCTACTTTGTCGATGTATTCCCTAGCTTGTCTGATAAG ATTCGTGTCAAACAACGGCTGGCGCAGCTGCGATCCCGACAAAGTAACGATGTCCTACGGACACCGTCAGCCAGACGTGCAAGAAGATCACTTCGATCCGGTTACGCATTTGCTCATCAG GAGGGCTTCGGTCGGCTCATCACCTCCGGTAAGATTATGCGCAAACTGCCGCAAGACTTTGCCTTCCCGCTTGGTTTGGGCAGtaaaaagcagcaacagctgcagcagcagcagcaacaacaacaacaacaacagcagcagcaacagcagacgATTGCAGCCGGGGCGGATGGAGGCGTTGTTagtattaaaataagcaacGCAACCGGAGCTAACAATGCCAATAACAACAGTAGTAGTAACAATAACAACACAAACAACGCGAACAGTACGGCAGTTATCAGCGGCAACGGTACGGTCAACAACAACAATAGCGGCAGTCAGATTACGAATCTGCCCGGAAGTTCCAACAGTGATTACAGCCCTCGGGCGCCCTGCCAGGATTTGGATACAATTAATCTGTAG